The Arachis hypogaea cultivar Tifrunner chromosome 14, arahy.Tifrunner.gnm2.J5K5, whole genome shotgun sequence genome has a segment encoding these proteins:
- the LOC140178465 gene encoding uncharacterized mitochondrial protein AtMg00810-like → MVDCKPIDTPMQVNHKLKMVEGATLADKERYQRLVGKLIYLSHTRPDIAYAMEIVSQFMHKPQEDHMEAAMRIVRYLKGAPGSEIIFKRNDHLKVEAYTDADWAGNPNDRRSTAGYFTLVGGNLVTWKSKKQKVSSF, encoded by the coding sequence ATGGTAGATTGCAAACCAATAGATACGCCCATGCAAGTTAATCACAAGTTGAAGATGGTAGAAGGTGCCACCTTAGCAGATAAGGAAAGGTACCAGCGACTAGTTGGAAAACTAATTTACTTATCACATACTCGGCCTGACATAGCTTATGCTATGGAAATAGTAAGTCAGTTTATGCATAAGCCACAAGAAGATCATATGGAAGCGGCTATGAGGATAGTTCGATATTTGAAGGGAGCTCCAGGAAGTGAAATCATTTTCAAAAGGAATGACCATTTGAAGGTTGAGGCATACACTGACGCAGATTGGGCGGGCAACCCAAATGATAGAAGATCAACAGCTGGTTACTTTACACTTGTTGGAGGCAACTTAGTAACTTGGAAAAGCAAGAAGCAGAAAGTTAGTTCTTTCTAA